TTCAATAATCCAAGTTTTAATTTAATAATTAAAAGAAGTTTTCTTGATCAAAAAGAAGAAAACCAAGAAAAAACATTAAGTGAAATATCAAAGATAACCGGCCAACAGTATGATTTTCTGAGAGAAAAAATAAGAGAGGATTTTTTGAACAACAAAGGAAATCAAATTATTTTAATAAGAAATTTAGAGCATAATCCTCTTATTATCCTAAAATCAAAAATAGACGAGTTTATTGGATTTGAAATAGAAGAAACTTTCATTCGCAAATATGAATATGGAGAAACTCTTTCCCACATCATCGGATACACGGGGAAAATAAGCAAAGATGAGCTTGAATCTTTTCCTAATTACAGCTTTCTTGATTATATCGGAAAAGCAGGGATTGAAAAAGAATATGAAGATATTTTAAGAAGAAATTCCGGCATTGTTAAAATAGAAAGAGATGCCCTGGGAAATCAAATCTCAAAAGAAATTGTTTCTTTACCAGAGCCGGGGAATAGCTTAATGCTTTGGCTAGATTTGGAACTCCAACAAGTTTTAGAAAATTCTCTCTCTGAAAATCTTCAAAGATTGGGAAGCAAAAAAGCCGTAGGAATAGCCATAAACCCAAAAACAGGAGGAATACTTGCCATGGTTAATATTCCTTCTTATGATAATAATATTTTTAATTCTCCAGAAGAGAAAAAGGAAGAAATAAACGAACTTCTTAAAAATCCTCTTAATCCTCTTTTTAACAGAGCCGTTGCAGGGCAATACCCAACAGGGTCGGTAATAAAGCCCTTTATCGCCGCTGGAGCTCTTGAAGAAGGAATAATAACCCCTGAAAAAGAAATATATGCCGGAGGGAAGATAGAAATTCCCCACAGATATGATCCCTCTATTGTCTATACTTTCAAGGATATTTACGTTCACGGATTAACCAATATGCGAAAAGCCATTGCCGCTTCGGTAAACGTCTATTTTTACGCCATAGGAGGAGGATATCAAGACCAAAAAGGGCTTGGACCGACTAATATCAAAAAATATCTTCAATTATTCGGATGGGGAAATAAAACGGGCATTGATATTCCAGGCGAACAAAGCGGGCTTATCCC
The nucleotide sequence above comes from Candidatus Paceibacterota bacterium. Encoded proteins:
- the mrdA gene encoding penicillin-binding protein 2 — its product is MFLFLTPKKFRIKKFLIKEDIEPQEIFLDKLAQKKEEEIGISEKKFETPLSFRISSFLRFSMFFSILFLLALTFYYQILNNEKFSAFAYENKFAVFSVKAARGIIYDQFYNQLVFNNPSFNLIIKRSFLDQKEENQEKTLSEISKITGQQYDFLREKIREDFLNNKGNQIILIRNLEHNPLIILKSKIDEFIGFEIEETFIRKYEYGETLSHIIGYTGKISKDELESFPNYSFLDYIGKAGIEKEYEDILRRNSGIVKIERDALGNQISKEIVSLPEPGNSLMLWLDLELQQVLENSLSENLQRLGSKKAVGIAINPKTGGILAMVNIPSYDNNIFNSPEEKKEEINELLKNPLNPLFNRAVAGQYPTGSVIKPFIAAGALEEGIITPEKEIYAGGKIEIPHRYDPSIVYTFKDIYVHGLTNMRKAIAASVNVYFYAIGGGYQDQKGLGPTNIKKYLQLFGWGNKTGIDIPGEQSGLIPSPEWKSEIKKESWFDGDTYNLSIGQGNIFITPLQVAMSYAAIANGGTLHSPRIVKKIINSSGQEQEINPVIIRENFIDPKNIKVIKEGMRATVTGENSPYATARSLNLLPEKTAAKTGTAQTSREGYFHNWISVFGPYEDPQISLLILVEDVEGIQLSTIPVARDVLEWYFNNRIQKNND